The Victivallaceae bacterium genome contains a region encoding:
- a CDS encoding ParA family protein, producing MKIIAISSFKGGTAKTSTTLHLGAALSGFHGSRVLLIDFDAQANLTSGLGLDPDGYDSLSSVLQGEKTIEEVILRTEYENLDLIPGDTWLERVEITGNLAGDRYSHERLKHVLTPLNSKYDFIFIDTPPSLCWLTESALIAAHYTLICATPEFYSVKGLERLSVFIQSIAARHPLSVLGVTLSFWNQRGKNNEAFKHLIQRTFPGKLLNSKIRRDISISEAAIHGKPIFKTSPSTRAAEDYLELTDELLSHF from the coding sequence ATGAAAATAATAGCCATCAGCAGTTTTAAAGGCGGCACGGCAAAAACGTCGACAACACTTCATCTTGGAGCCGCTTTATCAGGCTTTCATGGTTCCAGGGTGCTTTTGATCGATTTTGATGCTCAGGCAAATTTAACTTCCGGATTGGGATTGGACCCTGACGGGTACGACAGTCTGTCATCAGTACTTCAAGGCGAGAAAACCATTGAAGAAGTGATTTTACGTACGGAATATGAAAATTTGGATCTTATCCCAGGGGACACGTGGTTGGAGAGAGTCGAAATTACGGGTAATTTGGCCGGCGATCGTTATTCCCATGAACGTCTCAAGCATGTTTTGACTCCCCTAAATTCAAAGTATGATTTCATTTTTATAGATACTCCGCCCTCTCTTTGTTGGTTAACGGAATCGGCATTGATAGCTGCTCATTATACCTTAATCTGTGCTACACCGGAATTTTATAGCGTTAAAGGCTTGGAACGACTATCCGTATTTATTCAGAGTATTGCAGCCAGGCACCCTCTCTCCGTTCTAGGGGTTACTCTTTCTTTTTGGAATCAAAGAGGCAAAAATAATGAAGCTTTCAAGCATCTGATTCAAAGAACTTTTCCGGGCAAATTACTCAACAGTAAGATTCGACGGGATATTTCCATTTCTGAAGCGGCGATTCACGGGAAACCGATTTTTAAAACTTCCCCCTCTACCAGAGCCGCCGAAGATTATTTGGAACTTACGGACGAACTTTTATCGCATTTTTAA
- the thrS gene encoding threonine--tRNA ligase, whose protein sequence is MNIFFENDKISLDSKTTAEVLAQSVRPHYDFVGVLINGIPCDFSQELQDGDEIKFLTFEDPEGCDIFRHSSAHVLAQAVLRLYPEAKPTIGPAIDQGFYYDFADLTINEEDLLTIEKIANDIIKENLHIKKNVFLNKEQAFSHFSNNDFKQQIIADLPEESSITLYSQGEFSDLCRGPHLKQTGQIKAFKILKTSGAYWRGNPKNPMLTRIYGISFPSKKELDDYLARIEEAKQRDHKILGPKLHLFSHQECAPGMIFLHPRGMVMWNALIGFWKKLHLKDGYVEILTPQLMSRELWEISGHWENYKQNMYTLEIDEKDYALKPMNCPGCMLYYKTQTRSYRDFPLKIAEIGHVHRQEASGALSGLMRVRSFHQDDAHLFIFQEQIETETLRILDLVNTLYGTFGLTYHLELSTKPDQDTIGDPEFWEQATISLEQALIACGEPFKISKGEGAFYGPKIDLHVKDALERTWQCGTIQLDMFLPERFQLEYTASDGSKKVPVMLHRALFGSIERFLGILIEHFKGKFPLWISPEQIRILTVADRHEPFAQDLYRKLLSAGFVASVDSSAESVGKKIRNAQNMQVNYMLTVGDKEMDQQFVTVRVRDTGDVKSMSFDAFLKAILEEKESLSLTPFL, encoded by the coding sequence ATGAATATATTTTTTGAAAACGACAAGATTTCTTTAGATTCCAAAACTACGGCGGAAGTTTTAGCTCAGTCCGTTAGGCCGCATTATGATTTTGTAGGTGTTTTAATCAATGGAATCCCTTGCGATTTTTCGCAAGAACTTCAGGATGGAGATGAGATCAAATTCCTGACTTTTGAAGACCCCGAAGGATGCGATATCTTTCGTCACAGTTCGGCGCACGTCTTGGCGCAAGCCGTACTACGACTTTATCCCGAAGCCAAACCGACTATCGGACCGGCAATCGATCAAGGGTTTTATTACGATTTCGCCGATTTGACCATTAACGAAGAAGATTTACTGACAATAGAGAAGATTGCTAACGATATCATCAAAGAAAATCTTCACATTAAAAAGAATGTATTTTTAAACAAGGAACAGGCTTTTTCTCATTTTTCAAACAATGATTTCAAGCAACAAATCATTGCCGATTTACCTGAAGAATCATCAATCACTTTGTATAGTCAAGGAGAATTTTCCGACCTATGTCGAGGTCCTCATCTCAAGCAAACCGGGCAAATTAAGGCCTTTAAAATTTTAAAGACCTCGGGCGCTTATTGGCGAGGAAATCCCAAAAATCCGATGTTAACACGTATTTACGGAATTTCTTTCCCTTCCAAAAAAGAGTTGGATGATTATTTAGCTCGTATTGAAGAGGCTAAACAACGAGATCATAAGATTCTAGGCCCCAAATTACATTTGTTCTCCCATCAAGAATGTGCTCCCGGTATGATCTTTTTACATCCGAGAGGCATGGTTATGTGGAATGCTCTGATCGGCTTTTGGAAAAAACTCCACCTTAAAGATGGCTACGTTGAAATTTTAACTCCCCAGCTCATGTCTCGAGAACTTTGGGAAATCTCCGGACATTGGGAAAACTATAAACAAAACATGTATACCCTGGAAATAGATGAAAAGGACTATGCTCTGAAACCGATGAATTGCCCAGGCTGTATGCTATATTACAAAACCCAAACTCGTAGCTATAGGGACTTTCCGTTAAAAATTGCTGAAATCGGTCACGTACACCGACAAGAAGCTTCCGGAGCGTTATCCGGGTTAATGCGAGTCAGAAGTTTTCATCAGGATGACGCACATTTGTTCATTTTTCAGGAGCAAATAGAAACGGAAACTCTTCGCATTTTAGATCTGGTCAATACACTTTACGGTACGTTCGGATTGACCTATCATCTGGAACTTTCGACAAAACCGGATCAAGATACGATCGGTGATCCGGAATTTTGGGAACAGGCAACGATTTCCCTTGAACAAGCTCTTATAGCTTGCGGCGAACCGTTTAAGATCAGTAAGGGCGAGGGAGCATTTTACGGCCCGAAAATCGATCTACACGTCAAAGATGCCCTAGAAAGAACCTGGCAGTGCGGCACCATCCAATTAGACATGTTCCTACCGGAGAGATTTCAATTGGAATACACTGCTTCCGACGGTTCCAAAAAAGTTCCGGTTATGCTCCATAGGGCTTTGTTCGGTTCTATCGAAAGATTTCTAGGCATTCTCATTGAACACTTTAAAGGTAAATTTCCTTTATGGATAAGTCCCGAACAAATAAGAATCTTAACGGTAGCCGATCGGCACGAACCGTTTGCTCAAGATTTATATCGAAAATTATTAAGTGCCGGATTCGTAGCCTCGGTCGATTCTTCTGCCGAATCGGTAGGAAAAAAGATTCGTAATGCTCAAAACATGCAGGTTAACTATATGTTAACGGTCGGAGACAAGGAAATGGATCAACAATTCGTAACGGTGAGAGTCAGAGATACGGGTGACGTAAAAAGCATGTCTTTCGATGCCTTTTTAAAAGCAATTCTTGAAGAAAAAGAGTCCTTAAGTTTAACTCCTTTTCTCTAA
- a CDS encoding DMT family transporter, with amino-acid sequence MRIVLVFVTLFIWSSSFTFSKSALEVSSPLFLTGVRMITAGGLLCILGLSFRKKVFAGVSRKSLPSILALSFTGFYLANALEFYALPFLSSSKASFIFGLSPFITALMSYLQLKERLSVRKCLGIVIGMIGYVLYLIYSRHSNPLLPETKKLFIPEFLLIGATLIACYGWTLMRKIEKVHNISPLGLNAIAMIISGIMSLIHSGFSESWNPIPVTNLMVFFKMLLALLVFSNIICYNLYGYLLRIFSSTFLSCCGLIMPLFAGFFGWVFLKEKMEPSLLLAIASMAVGCRLVYSEELNMGHIVKGSFYKRGFRELKDRV; translated from the coding sequence ATGAGAATAGTGCTTGTCTTTGTTACTTTATTCATCTGGTCGTCTTCTTTCACTTTTAGTAAAAGTGCGCTTGAAGTTTCCTCTCCTTTATTTTTGACCGGAGTCAGAATGATAACGGCTGGAGGGCTTTTATGTATTCTTGGTTTGTCGTTTCGGAAAAAGGTATTTGCAGGGGTATCTCGTAAATCCTTGCCGAGTATTTTGGCTCTTTCGTTTACGGGTTTTTATTTGGCAAACGCATTGGAATTTTATGCCTTACCGTTTCTGAGTTCTTCAAAAGCCAGTTTTATTTTCGGATTATCGCCTTTCATCACGGCTTTAATGTCTTATTTGCAATTAAAAGAGCGTCTTTCCGTTCGCAAATGTTTAGGTATTGTCATAGGGATGATCGGATATGTTTTGTATTTGATTTACTCGAGACATTCCAACCCGCTTTTACCTGAAACAAAAAAACTGTTCATACCTGAATTTTTGTTGATAGGGGCTACTTTAATAGCCTGTTACGGATGGACGTTAATGCGGAAGATAGAAAAGGTCCATAACATCTCGCCATTAGGACTGAATGCGATTGCAATGATTATTTCGGGTATTATGAGCTTGATTCATTCGGGATTTTCGGAATCCTGGAATCCCATTCCCGTAACGAATTTGATGGTGTTTTTTAAAATGCTTCTCGCATTGTTAGTATTTTCGAACATCATCTGTTATAATCTTTACGGTTACTTGTTAAGAATCTTTTCTTCGACTTTTTTATCTTGTTGTGGGTTGATTATGCCCCTTTTTGCCGGGTTTTTCGGATGGGTTTTTTTAAAGGAAAAAATGGAACCGTCTCTTTTATTGGCAATAGCTTCGATGGCAGTCGGTTGTCGTCTGGTTTATTCGGAAGAGCTCAATATGGGTCATATCGTGAAAGGATCTTTTTATAAACGTGGATTCCGGGAATTGAAGGATCGGGTTTAG
- the sctE gene encoding type III secretion system translocon subunit SctE: MTSGVSGSGANEAQQLQNIQQQLAAAKEGSQGTGKGHDTKNSTSLHQLTEQAAAGMEEMISEGQVGKTSKKDASTETTKTSKKSTASGKDNIQRSTETATAQAIRGPQSTRANAYELPSLPEPSASVNGVVLKKNMGTLALLGLVMTLMAQASSKSWSMDFQQQNQAIQNQVQMAPEIGQAIRTQAEHQSAATQAQATQSLISGITNIASFAVSAGMGIFSAAKAASGVKSASFTSETAGSAASQASTTATNVGSRVSGSLDDIAGATTGATQQATSRAASSASEITQGTTGVLGQTGSQAGRVGENVTGVLDDAINTPSWKDKLSRGMNVFKEQGGRAAAFAGETFAKSMQVAQVMNLLSQGIDGIVGSVYGSQVAAHQKQAGIAEAQSAELQQMASVMDKYASQAQSMGDQAQSTVQNALQTIQNVADSMTQTSAAIFS; the protein is encoded by the coding sequence ATGACATCAGGAGTCAGCGGTTCCGGAGCTAATGAAGCCCAACAACTTCAAAACATTCAACAACAATTAGCCGCAGCAAAAGAAGGTTCCCAAGGAACCGGTAAGGGTCACGATACTAAAAATTCCACTTCCTTGCACCAACTTACGGAACAAGCCGCAGCCGGTATGGAGGAAATGATCTCCGAAGGACAAGTCGGTAAAACCAGTAAAAAAGACGCATCTACGGAAACAACGAAAACTTCAAAAAAATCGACTGCTTCCGGCAAGGACAACATCCAACGATCTACGGAGACGGCAACCGCTCAAGCCATTCGAGGTCCTCAAAGTACTCGAGCCAATGCTTATGAGCTTCCTTCCCTGCCGGAACCTTCTGCCAGCGTTAACGGTGTAGTTCTGAAAAAAAATATGGGTACTCTGGCTTTACTTGGATTAGTAATGACTTTGATGGCTCAAGCCAGTTCAAAATCTTGGAGTATGGATTTTCAACAACAGAACCAAGCCATTCAAAACCAAGTGCAAATGGCTCCTGAGATCGGTCAGGCCATTCGAACTCAAGCCGAGCATCAATCCGCTGCAACTCAAGCACAAGCTACGCAATCCTTAATTAGCGGTATTACAAATATTGCTTCGTTTGCCGTATCTGCAGGGATGGGAATTTTTTCCGCAGCAAAAGCTGCTTCCGGAGTAAAATCGGCTTCGTTTACTTCCGAAACGGCGGGGTCTGCTGCATCACAGGCCAGTACTACGGCAACAAATGTCGGCAGTCGGGTTTCCGGTTCCTTGGATGATATTGCGGGCGCGACAACCGGAGCCACTCAGCAAGCAACTTCCCGAGCAGCCAGCTCCGCATCCGAAATTACGCAAGGAACAACAGGAGTATTAGGTCAAACGGGATCCCAAGCCGGTAGAGTGGGGGAAAATGTAACGGGAGTCCTGGACGATGCCATTAACACTCCGTCTTGGAAAGATAAGTTAAGTAGAGGCATGAACGTTTTCAAAGAACAAGGAGGACGCGCAGCTGCGTTCGCCGGAGAAACTTTTGCAAAAAGCATGCAAGTGGCTCAAGTTATGAATCTTTTGTCTCAAGGTATCGACGGTATTGTAGGTTCGGTTTACGGATCTCAAGTAGCCGCACACCAAAAACAGGCAGGTATTGCCGAAGCACAATCGGCTGAGTTGCAACAGATGGCCAGCGTAATGGACAAATATGCGAGTCAAGCACAAAGTATGGGCGATCAGGCGCAAAGCACTGTCCAAAACGCTCTCCAAACCATACAAAACGTTGCCGACTCCATGACTCAAACATCGGCTGCCATTTTCAGCTAG
- a CDS encoding secretion system protein, whose product MGLSSSSSSSDGASLIRQQVLSSTPNINPDAKLSANEVQQMQKVKSGETSSMEADAASVSKSSRGVSEERKMVEGFEVTEMESEPQASNVAKGKEMKALGLSGTSSMESLSSVSAISLKEIEAIVKGAAGQKTETMISETPNLPAPKVVPRKEVTEIAMALAQALSSLTDSTIEAIKNYADTDKQAQEMNKTSLASSQATIEEQRTEFQKMKEVEGKQQDSKTMDTVNAVCIAISVVITVISIIAAIFTCGAGLIGLAGAGAAAGAAGGTAAATATAAAVTATATSVATTTASQVTMQAVIQAVKQAVVEAVKQAIKEGIKASVKATIKAVIKNVVKALMKQMSKIFQMGKSLIKEAFPKLAKVFEAVGNKWVGLAVGTVIAVPQLVKGIFGVQLSEAQNQLADIQKEVGALSAQSEMMKMFTMFWQQASKIASKQTGDTSQMQDQIVKTFGQMNKAYRSIGQGLAAAV is encoded by the coding sequence ATGGGTTTATCATCTTCTTCTTCAAGTTCGGACGGAGCATCCTTGATTAGACAACAAGTTTTGTCTTCAACTCCAAATATAAATCCCGATGCTAAGCTTTCCGCTAATGAAGTGCAGCAAATGCAGAAAGTCAAATCGGGAGAAACTTCTTCTATGGAAGCCGATGCGGCAAGCGTTAGCAAGTCTTCTCGAGGGGTATCCGAAGAACGGAAAATGGTCGAAGGTTTTGAGGTTACTGAAATGGAATCGGAACCTCAAGCTTCTAACGTTGCTAAGGGAAAAGAAATGAAAGCCTTAGGGTTATCCGGAACAAGCTCCATGGAATCCTTAAGTTCCGTATCGGCGATATCCTTGAAAGAAATCGAAGCTATCGTTAAAGGAGCAGCCGGTCAAAAAACGGAAACAATGATTTCCGAAACGCCCAATCTGCCCGCGCCTAAAGTCGTTCCGAGAAAAGAAGTCACCGAAATTGCTATGGCTTTGGCACAAGCTCTTTCCAGTTTGACGGATTCAACAATCGAAGCTATCAAAAACTATGCGGATACCGATAAACAAGCCCAAGAAATGAATAAAACGTCTCTGGCAAGTTCTCAGGCTACGATTGAAGAACAACGTACGGAATTCCAAAAAATGAAGGAGGTGGAAGGCAAACAACAAGATTCTAAAACTATGGACACCGTTAATGCCGTTTGTATTGCCATATCGGTAGTAATAACGGTCATTTCCATCATAGCAGCTATCTTTACCTGCGGTGCCGGATTAATAGGTTTAGCAGGAGCAGGAGCGGCAGCAGGAGCAGCAGGAGGCACGGCAGCAGCAACCGCAACTGCAGCAGCCGTTACGGCGACAGCAACGTCGGTAGCAACGACGACGGCCAGTCAGGTTACAATGCAAGCCGTTATCCAAGCCGTAAAACAAGCTGTTGTGGAAGCCGTAAAACAAGCCATTAAAGAAGGTATCAAAGCAAGCGTTAAAGCAACGATAAAAGCAGTCATCAAAAATGTCGTGAAAGCATTGATGAAGCAAATGTCAAAAATATTCCAAATGGGCAAATCCTTGATTAAGGAAGCTTTTCCTAAATTAGCTAAAGTATTTGAAGCCGTAGGAAACAAGTGGGTCGGACTCGCAGTCGGAACCGTTATTGCCGTTCCTCAGCTTGTAAAAGGTATATTCGGGGTACAACTTTCGGAAGCACAAAATCAATTGGCAGACATTCAAAAAGAAGTGGGTGCTCTTTCCGCTCAATCCGAAATGATGAAAATGTTCACGATGTTCTGGCAACAAGCCAGTAAGATTGCCTCCAAACAAACCGGAGATACATCTCAAATGCAAGACCAAATCGTAAAAACTTTCGGACAGATGAATAAAGCGTATAGATCAATAGGTCAAGGATTGGCTGCGGCCGTTTAA
- a CDS encoding SycD/LcrH family type III secretion system chaperone translates to MTSSGQNPSNKGPKVSASFGKKQRSKLAEIAAYKKSKEGDFDQGYPLPSEEETKQALTNILGQLAEGKNLQDILGLSNTVLEEIYTMAYSFYSQGKYYEAIGLFQVLAASKPGSYKYMLGLSSCLHQLKMYDEAAFGFFLAFDNDPTNPIPAYYIADTFLKSDRPEEAQDFIDITLKVCGNKPEYKMLKERCQVMLEAIHNMLKSKKLSAKPATSPTKKSAGKKTSATSNKKSRKSKKK, encoded by the coding sequence ATGACAAGCTCCGGTCAAAACCCTTCTAACAAAGGACCTAAAGTCTCGGCTTCTTTCGGAAAAAAACAACGTAGTAAACTGGCTGAAATCGCCGCTTATAAAAAATCTAAAGAGGGCGATTTCGATCAAGGTTATCCTCTTCCCAGTGAAGAAGAAACCAAGCAAGCTCTTACGAATATTTTGGGTCAATTGGCTGAAGGAAAAAATCTGCAAGACATCTTGGGGCTCTCTAACACCGTTCTTGAAGAAATCTATACGATGGCTTACAGCTTCTACTCTCAAGGTAAGTATTACGAAGCCATTGGTCTTTTCCAAGTTCTGGCAGCCTCCAAACCCGGTTCTTATAAGTATATGTTGGGTCTTAGTTCCTGTCTCCATCAACTTAAAATGTATGATGAAGCCGCATTCGGTTTTTTCCTGGCCTTCGATAACGATCCGACCAATCCCATCCCTGCTTATTACATCGCGGATACTTTTTTAAAATCGGATCGACCTGAAGAAGCCCAAGACTTCATTGATATCACACTTAAAGTCTGCGGAAATAAACCTGAGTATAAAATGTTGAAAGAGCGTTGTCAGGTTATGTTGGAAGCGATTCACAATATGTTAAAAAGCAAAAAACTGAGTGCGAAACCCGCAACCTCCCCCACTAAAAAAAGTGCCGGCAAAAAAACAAGCGCAACATCAAATAAAAAATCGAGAAAATCCAAGAAAAAATAA
- the mutL gene encoding DNA mismatch repair endonuclease MutL, with protein MRFLESHIINQIAAGEVIEDSSSVVKELIENALDSGADFIEIETIGGGQGSIIIRDNGSGMTEKDLEMSVQRHATSKISSFDDLYSLSTLGFRGEALASIAAISETTIYSSSDDSGYGYILRITGGKIDKTERYPRTGGTTVEVSSLFYNVPVRRRFQKTELSDRNKLRKLIESMVLSRTKVEWRWISEGREELFVEREMDFDNRIRYFMGESFFSSGIHLSASRGALKLVGRIGNPAFHKSNRLGQKWFVNGRCVECSFLSYQINEVYKAFIPIHRYPAFILHLTLPEGWYDVNIHPQKRDIRIRRESLVGSFIYDEVSNALVSLSGSCSAPEVFTSHIRENDFVKTDQFVVERSDRLNAIEFMRHDVLISQRMDEGDGPDPVGSRYTALNERKEFIYVEKDTKDGQEKLPFMVDVFCIAGIGKFLLAGENDRIYLVDRIKAIRHIIFVAQTTTMNRKTLGRGQFLVETIFPDFSYEDVNLLREHCDLFESFGFVFEFEQNTKIRLMAVPEGLNQSEAVAFLRTHLEYISLDLYLKDKDSCVSRRSRYGGFVSLPGTDAELLKHLWSIGKPETAFDGQRIMKRLSEEDLLEVFIYGKTDSSSSTS; from the coding sequence ATTCGATTTTTAGAGTCGCATATCATTAATCAAATTGCAGCCGGAGAGGTTATTGAAGATTCTTCTTCCGTTGTTAAGGAGCTGATTGAAAATGCATTGGATTCGGGTGCCGATTTCATTGAAATAGAAACGATAGGCGGAGGACAAGGCAGTATTATCATTAGAGATAACGGTTCGGGGATGACCGAAAAAGATCTGGAGATGTCCGTTCAAAGACACGCGACTTCAAAAATATCGTCTTTTGATGATCTATATTCTTTGTCTACTTTAGGGTTTAGAGGAGAAGCTTTAGCTTCGATAGCAGCTATTTCCGAAACCACGATATACTCTTCTTCGGATGATTCGGGATACGGGTACATTCTCCGGATTACGGGAGGAAAAATCGATAAGACCGAACGATATCCTCGTACCGGCGGCACGACCGTGGAAGTTTCTTCATTATTTTATAACGTTCCCGTACGAAGACGTTTTCAAAAAACGGAATTAAGCGATCGGAATAAATTGCGCAAGCTTATCGAATCTATGGTTTTATCAAGAACGAAAGTCGAGTGGCGATGGATTAGTGAGGGTCGGGAGGAATTGTTTGTTGAACGTGAAATGGATTTCGATAACAGAATTCGTTACTTCATGGGAGAGTCTTTTTTTTCTTCCGGGATTCATTTATCGGCATCTCGAGGAGCATTAAAATTGGTGGGTAGAATCGGCAATCCTGCTTTTCATAAATCTAACAGATTAGGGCAGAAATGGTTTGTTAACGGACGATGTGTGGAATGTTCGTTTTTAAGTTATCAAATCAACGAGGTTTATAAGGCTTTCATCCCCATTCATAGGTATCCTGCCTTCATTTTACATCTCACTTTGCCTGAAGGTTGGTATGATGTAAACATTCATCCTCAAAAGAGAGATATTCGTATTAGACGAGAGAGTTTAGTAGGATCTTTCATATATGATGAAGTTTCGAATGCTTTAGTTTCCTTGTCCGGCAGTTGTTCGGCGCCGGAAGTTTTCACTTCACACATTCGAGAAAACGATTTCGTAAAAACCGATCAATTTGTCGTCGAGCGATCGGATCGGTTAAATGCGATAGAATTTATGAGACATGACGTACTTATTTCGCAACGGATGGATGAAGGTGACGGTCCGGATCCGGTGGGTTCAAGGTACACTGCATTGAATGAGCGAAAAGAGTTTATCTACGTAGAAAAAGACACAAAAGATGGACAAGAAAAGTTGCCCTTTATGGTTGATGTTTTTTGCATTGCCGGGATCGGAAAGTTTTTATTGGCCGGTGAGAACGATAGGATCTATCTTGTAGATAGGATTAAAGCGATACGTCACATTATATTCGTAGCTCAAACGACGACTATGAATCGGAAAACTCTCGGGCGTGGACAATTTTTAGTAGAAACGATATTTCCGGACTTTAGTTATGAAGATGTGAACCTGCTTCGAGAGCATTGCGATCTGTTTGAATCTTTCGGTTTCGTTTTCGAATTTGAGCAGAATACAAAAATAAGGCTTATGGCTGTACCTGAGGGGTTGAATCAATCTGAAGCCGTCGCTTTTTTAAGAACACATTTGGAATATATTTCTCTTGATCTTTATCTTAAAGATAAAGATTCTTGCGTCTCTCGAAGGTCGCGATATGGTGGTTTTGTGTCGTTACCCGGAACCGACGCGGAATTGCTGAAGCATTTGTGGTCCATCGGTAAACCGGAAACGGCTTTTGACGGTCAAAGAATAATGAAACGGCTATCGGAAGAGGATTTATTGGAGGTCTTTATTTATGGAAAGACTGATTCGAGTTCGTCAACATCTTAA
- a CDS encoding Xaa-Pro peptidase family protein, which yields MERLIRVRQHLNESGLKGFIFDQSVDLKYLSEGKIFSGKLIVSSEEVRLFVAPIDVAMYSHLISEDIEITCCSSFSDDLFLDYLKNMNNCGFDPATVTYTFYQRVLSQCPSLVSVNFFLDGIRSIKSPEELEKMTAAAKLGSEGYDLVCSLLNENVTATSLATELRTFWASQGATATAFPPIIAFGEDTAFPHASLSERKLCFEDIVLIDIGVELDDYCSDMTRVLNWGKPKKELRAVYRIVREAQIEGLKLCKAGVSCGAIHEVVCAVIKEAGYEKYFMHGTGHGIGMSVHEYPYLSSNRQDRRTAEILLKESMVVTVEPGIYLPGIGGVRLENSIIIKSDGYTDLTKREIPEELPCLYRN from the coding sequence ATGGAAAGACTGATTCGAGTTCGTCAACATCTTAATGAAAGCGGACTCAAAGGTTTTATCTTTGATCAATCCGTTGATTTGAAATATTTGTCCGAAGGCAAGATTTTTTCCGGTAAGCTGATTGTTTCTTCTGAGGAAGTCAGATTGTTTGTTGCTCCGATAGATGTTGCAATGTATTCGCATTTGATTTCCGAAGATATTGAGATAACCTGTTGTTCTTCTTTTTCGGATGATTTGTTTTTAGATTATCTGAAAAATATGAACAATTGCGGATTTGATCCCGCTACCGTTACTTATACTTTTTATCAACGCGTTCTTTCGCAATGTCCTTCGCTTGTATCTGTCAATTTTTTTCTTGATGGAATTCGTTCGATCAAAAGTCCTGAAGAATTGGAAAAAATGACTGCTGCGGCAAAATTAGGCTCTGAGGGTTATGACTTGGTTTGTTCTTTATTGAACGAAAACGTCACTGCAACCAGCTTGGCCACGGAGCTTCGCACTTTTTGGGCATCTCAAGGAGCTACCGCTACTGCTTTCCCTCCGATTATTGCTTTCGGTGAAGACACGGCTTTCCCTCACGCATCCTTAAGTGAGCGTAAATTGTGTTTCGAGGATATCGTTTTGATTGATATCGGAGTGGAATTGGATGATTATTGTTCAGACATGACTCGAGTTTTGAATTGGGGCAAACCGAAAAAAGAACTTAGAGCCGTTTATCGTATTGTCAGAGAGGCTCAAATCGAAGGTTTAAAACTGTGTAAGGCAGGTGTGTCTTGCGGAGCGATACATGAAGTCGTGTGCGCAGTCATCAAAGAAGCCGGATATGAAAAATACTTTATGCATGGAACGGGACACGGTATTGGTATGTCCGTCCATGAATATCCTTATTTATCCTCTAATCGACAAGATCGACGAACGGCGGAAATTTTATTGAAGGAGTCCATGGTAGTAACGGTAGAACCCGGGATTTATTTACCGGGGATAGGGGGAGTGCGTTTGGAAAACTCAATCATCATCAAGTCGGACGGTTATACCGATTTAACGAAAAGAGAAATTCCGGAAGAACTACCCTGTCTATATCGAAATTAA